The genomic interval CATGCAGAGGCGATCTTCCTGATCGGCCACAACGCCGGGACCAATGCGCCGCGGATGATGACTCCGCTCGTCGAGGCGCGGAAGCGCGGGGTGCCGATCGTCGCGGTCAACCCGATGCCCGAACGCGCGCTGATCAAGTTCACCGAGCCGCAGGACATCATGCAGATGGCGACCTTCGGCTCGACAGCGATCAGCAGCGAGTTCGTGCATATCAAGGTCGGCGGCGACCTTGCGCTCCTCAAGGGCATGATGAAGACCCTGTTCGAGCGCGAGGCGGCGGGCGAGCCGGTGCTCGACCACGCTTTCATCGCCGAGCACACCGAGGGTTTTGCGGCGCTGAAGGCCGACATCGAGGCGCAGCACTGGCCCGACCTCGCCGCCGCCGCCGGGATCGACGAGGCGCAGATTCGCCGCTGCGCCGAAATCTACATCCGCTCGAACGCGACGATCATCTGCTACGGCATGGGGGTGACCCAGCATCAGCAGGGGTCGCAACTCGTCCAGCAGATTGCGAACCTGCTCCTCCTCAAGGGCAATTTCGGCAAGCCCGGTGCGGGCATCTCGCCGATCCGCGGCCATTCGAACGTCCAGGGCGATCGCACCGTCGGGATCGACGAGAAGCCAGCCCAGGCCTATCTCGACCGCGTCCGCGACGTCTTCGGCTTCGACCCGCCGCGCGCGCATGGTCACCACACGGTCGAATCGGTCGAGGCGATGCTGGCGGGCACCGCCAAGGTCTTCATCGGCCTCGGCGGCAATTTCGTCCGCGCCGTCCCCGATACGACCCGTGCCTATGCCGCGATGCGAAAGCTGAACCTCACCGTCGGCATCGCGACCAAGCTCAACCGCGGTCACCTCGTCCATGGCAAGGATGCGCTGATCCTGCCCGTCGTCGCACGCTCCGAACGCATCGAGACCGCGGCGGGCGAGCAGTTCGTCACGATCGAGGATTCGATGTCGAACGTCACCGCCTCGCGCGGCGTGCTCGACCCCGCGAGCGAACATCTGCTCCCCGAAACCGAGATCGTCTGCCGGATGGCAATGGCGACGCTGCCCGAGAGCAAAATCGGCTGGGCGAGCTATATCGACGATTATGGCCTGATCCGCGACAAGATCGCGCAAGTCTATCCCGCGCTCTACGAAGGCTTTTCGGAACGCATCGAGGCGCCGCTCGGCTTCCATCTCGACATCCCGCCGCGCCGCCGCGCGTGGGCGACCCCGAACGGCAAGGCGAATTTCCTCGTGCTGCCGGGGCTTGCGGTCAACGCGCCGGTCGACGATCCCGATATGCTGCGGCTCGCTACCGTCCGTTCGCACGACCAGTTCAACACGACCATCTACAGCTACAGCGACCGCTATCGCGGCGTGTATAACGACCGGATGATCCTGTTCATGAACGCTGACGACATCGCCGACCGCGGCTTCGCCGCGGGCGCTAAGGTCGCGCTCGAAACGATCGGCGCCGACGGCATCGCGCGCCGTGTCGACGGGCTCACGATCCTCGACTATCCGATGTCGCGCGGTTCGGTCGCGGGCTATTATCCCGAGCTCAACCCGCTGCTTCCGCTCGCCTTCTACGACCGGACCAGCGGCTGCCCCGCGGCGAAGTCGATCCCGGTGCGCGTCGTCGCGATGCGCTAACTCGCTCCGTCCGCCAACCTATCGAGGTCGGCGGCACTGTTGACGTTGGGCGGCACGAAATCGCTCGTCACGGCGCGCGCGCCGATCCGCCGCGCAAAGGCGCGGACCGCAAGGTCGCCGTCCGCCTCCAATATCGCCCGGAGTTCGCTGAGCGCCGCGACGGGCCACAGTCCGATCACCGGCTGGCTGGCGAGAAAGGCGGGCGGCCGGGCCAGCAGCGCACGCAGGTCGCCCGGCAGGCGAACGCAATCGACCGGCGCCGTCAGCAACTGGTCGAAGCCGCGCGTCGCCGCATGCTCCAGCGCGCCCGCGATACCGCCGAGCGGCCCCATGCCGGGGCGCGGCCAGTCGGCAATGCCGCCATCGCGGCCGACGATGACGAGCGCGTCGCAGTGCGGCGCGAGCGCGTCCTGCGCATGATCCAGCAAGGTCCGGCCATCGAGCATCGCCAGCGCCTTGTCCGACCCGAAGCGGTGCGAGCGCCCGCCCGCGAGCACCGCGCCGAGCGTCTTCACGCGATCATCCCGTGCGGGTCGCCGACGATCAGTGCCGCGTCGGTCCGCGCCAGCGCGACGAGCGTCAGCCCCGCCGCGGCTGCGCGCTCGGCGGCGAGGCTCGTCGGCGCCGAGATGGTGACGAGCATCGGACAGCCCGCGCGCACCGTCTTTTCGACGAGCTCATAGCTGCACCGCGCCGACAGCAGGATGAAACCGGTCGCCGGGTCGATGCCCGCGCGCGCCATCGCGCCCACCAGCTTGTCGAGCGCATTGTGCCGCCCGACATCCTCGCGCACGAGCCGGATCGCGCCATCGGGCGCACAGAAAGCCGCGGCATGCACCGCGCCCGTCGCCCGCCCGAGCGGCTGGTGATCGCCGAGCGCCGCCAGCGCCGCCGCTATGGCGCGGCGGCCGGTTTTGATCCGCGCGGTGACGGCGGGCAGGGGGCGCAGCACCTCCTCGATATTCTCGATCCCGCAAAGGCCGCAGCTGCTCTCGCTCACCCGTTTGCGCGCGCGTTCGAGCGCGATCCGGTTGCGTTCGGGCGGCAGCCAGATGCGCAGCGCCCAGCCGCCCTCAATGGCGTGGGCGTCGATGCGGCCGATCTGCTCCGGCGTTTCGACGAGCCCTTCGCCGAGCGCGAAGCCGACCGCATAATCGTCGAGGTCCGCCGGCGTCGCCATCATCACCGCATAGCCGATGCCGCCGACCTCGACCGAGACCGGCGCTTCGACCGCGATGCTGCGGAACAGCGCCGCATCGCCGGGCTCGGCGAGGCCGAGACGGCGGACGGGAAGGTCGATCATGTCGTTAGTCATCATGGCATGATAGCCCATCGGCTGGATTTTCCTCAACCCGGCGCATTCCGGCGTGGCGGCTTTGGGGTAGGGAACGGAGGTTGATCCAAATCATGCCCTCCCCTTCAGGGGAGGGCAGCGAGACTTGGCAGCTTGCTGCCTAGACGCAGCGGGTGGGGGCCACCGGCCTTGCGCAAGGCCGATGGCCCCCACCCCAACCCCTCCCCTGAAGGGGAGGGGCTTGCTTTTCAGCTATGGCCGCTCCCGGCCATTCGCCGTCATTCCCGTCTCTCACCCCTCCGCCGCGAAGCCAAGCCGCCGCTCTCAACCGCCGCGCCCCAGCCGCTCGGCGAGGAAATCGACGAAGACGCGCACCCGCGCCGGGGTATTCGCGCCGCCTGCGAACACCGCGTGGATCATCTCGATATCGCCGGGATTATATTCTTCGAGAATCGGGACGAGCGCGCCGCTGGCGATCTGGTTGGCGATGCTGAACGCGCCGACGCGCGCGATGCCGACCCCCGCGGCGGCGAGCTGCCCCAGCGTCTCGCCGTTATTCGCCTCGATATTGCCCCGCACCGACAGCGCATAGTCGCGCTCCCTGTCGCGGAACGGCCACACCGGCTCGGCACGGCGGAAGTTGAAGTTCAGGCAGTTGTGGTCGTGCAGTTCCTCGGGCACGCGCGGCGTGCCGTGTGCCGCCAGATAGGCGGGGGAGGCGACGATGACGCGGCGGCTCTCGCCGAGTTTGCGCGCGGTGAGCGGACTGTCGGCGAGCGGGCCGAAGCGGATCGCGACATCCGCCTGTCCCGCCGCAACATCGACCAGCCGGTCGGCAAGGCTGATGTCGACGAGGATGTGCGGATAGAGCGTCACGAACTCGCCGAGCAGCGGCACGATGGTCAGCCGCCCGTGCGCCTGCGCCGCGCTGACGCGCAGCCGCCCGCGCGGCGCGCCCTGATCGGCGATCGCCTGTTCGGCATCGCCCAAATCGGCGAGGATGCGCCGCGCGGCGCGCAGATAGGCCTCGCCCTCGGCGGTCAGCGTCAGCGCGCGGGTCGAGCGGAGCAGCAGCCGCACACCGAGCCGCGCCTCGATCCGGTCGATCGTGCGGCTCACCGCCGAGGGGGTGAGCCCGAGGCAGCGGCCGGCCGCCGAAAAACTGCCCTCCGCAATGGTCGCGGCAAACACTTCCATCGATCGCGCACGGTCGCCGCCGCCATCCATCTTTGCGTTCATTTCAAAAATCCTTCGCCTGCGCTGGCGCTACTCCGGCCAAGGCCGCGAGTCCATCTATGCGTTCAACGCAACCGAAAGGGTAGATCATGGAATATCGTCAGCTGGGATCGTCGGGACTTCGCGTTCCCGCCTTGAGCTTCGGAACGGGGACTTTCGGCGGCCAGGGGCCGTTGTTCAGCGCGTGGGGCGCGAGCGACGCGGCCGAGGCGCGGCGTCTGATCGACATCAGCCTCGACGCCGGGGTGACCCTGTTCGACACCGCCGACGTCTATTCGAACGGCGCGTCGGAGGAGATTTTGGGCGCGGCGATCAAGGGCCGCCGCGACATGGTGCTGATCTCGACGAAGACCGGGCTGCCGATGGGCGACGGGCCGCAGGACTGGGGCGCCTCGCGCAGCCGCCTGATCGGCGCGGTCGAGGATGCGCTCCGCCGGCTCGGCACCGACCATATCGACCTGCTCCAGCTCCACGCCTTCGACGCCTCGACCCCGGTCGACGAGCTGATGGACACGCTTGCCACGCTGATCGCCGCCGGCAAGCTGCGCTACGCCGGCGTCTCCAACTATCCCGGCTGGCAGCTGATGAAGGCGCAGGCCGCCGCCGACCGGCTCGGCGCGCCGCGCTTCGTCGCGCATCAGGTCTATTATTCGCTGATCGGCCGCGCCTATGAAGCCGACCTGATGCCGCTCGCCGCCGACCAGGGGATCGGCGCGCTCGTCTGGAGCCCGCTCGGCTGGGGACGTCTCACCGGCAAGATCGGGCGCGGGCGCCCGATTCCGGCGGGCAGCCGCCTCCATGAAACCGAGCAGTTCGCGCCGCCGGTCGCCGAAGAGCTGCTCTACCGGGTGATCGACGCGCTCGAAGTCGTCGCGGCCGAAACCGGAAAAACCGTGCCGCAGGTCGCGATCAACTGGCTGCTCCGGCGCCCGACCGTGTCGTCGGTGATCATCGGTGCGCGCAACGAGGAACAGCTTCGCCAGAATCTCGGCGCGGTCGGCTGGGAGCTAACCGCCGACCAAGTGGCGGCGCTCGACGCCGCGAGCGGCGTCCTGCCGCCTTATCCGCACGCCCCCTACCGGCAGCAGGCGGGCTTCGCGCGCCTGAACCCGCCGCTGGTCTGACAGGAACCAAGCCCATGAAAATCAATTTCCCGCTGCTCGCGCTCGCGACGGGCGCCTTCGGCATCGGCATCACCGAATTCGCCCCGATGGGGCTGCTCCCCGACATGGCCGAGGGGTTGGGCGTGTCGATCCCCGCCGCGGGGCTGCTCGTCTCGGCCTATGCGCTCGGCGTGATGCTCGGCGCGCCGCTGATGACGCTCACCACCGCGCGGATGAACCGGCGTACCCTGCTGATCGGCCTCATGGCGATCTTCACGCTCGGCAATTTTCTGTCCGCCGTCGCGGGCGATTATACGACACTGATGGTCGCGCGGGTCATCACCTCGCTCAATCACGGCGCCTTCTTCGGCGTCGGCTCGGTCGTCGCGGCGAGCATCGTGCCTCCCGAAAAGCGCGCGAGCGCGGTCGCCGCGATGTTCATGGGGCTGACGCTCGCCAATGTGATCGGCGTGCCGCTGGCGCCATGGATCGGCGAGACGTTCGGCTGGCGCACCGCGTTCGGCGCGATCGCTGTCTGGGGGCTGGTCACCATGGCGGCGCTGCGCTTCGCGCTTCCCGACATTTCGCGTGCCGAGGGCGGCAACATGCTCGCCGAACTCGGTGTGCTCAAGCGCCGCGAGGTGCTGATCGCGCTCGCGCTGACCGCGATCGGATCGTCGGCGATGTTCACCGTCTTCACCTATATCGCGCCGATCCTGGAGGGCGCGGCGGGGGCGGGGACCCTGTTCGTGACCGCGATGCTGGTGATCTACGGCCTCGGCCTCACCGCCGGCAACTGGCTCGGCGGCGTTTTCGCCGATCGCTCGATCGACCGCACATTGATCGTCTCGCTCGCCGGGCTCGCCGCGACGCTTGTCGTCTTCGCGGGCGCGATGTTCCAGCCGCTCGCCGCCGCGATCACCATCTTCGCCTGGGGCGTCGCGACCTTCGCGATCGTCCCGCCGCTCCAGATGCGCGTGATGGAGGCGGCGTCCGATGCCCCTAATCTGGCCTCGGCGGTCAACATCGGCGCCTTCAACCTCGGCAATGCCGTCGGCGCCGCGGTCGGGGGCGGGGTGATCGGGCTCGGGCTCGGCTATCCGGCGGTGTCGGTCGCGGGCGCGGCGATGGCGCTCGCCGGGCTCGCGATCGTGCTCGCGACGCGGGCGCGTCCCGCCGCGTCGCCGCTCGTCGCCAAAGCATGACGATTGCCATTTGCGCCGCGCACCCTATGCAATCGCGGAGATGAAGACCGAAATCCTCGCCGTTCTCACGGGCAAGGCCCGCCCCTTTCGCGGCGACGAGCCGAGCGCGATCGGCAAGCTGCCGGTCGCGGACGCGGTCGCGATCGATGCGATGGGCCTCGTCGGCGATGAGCAGGCCGACCGCAGCGTCCATGGCGGCATCGACAAGGCGATCCACCATTATCCCGCCGACCATTATGACTGGTGGCGCGACCGGCTGGGCCAGGTTCCGCTGCTCGATGCGCCGGGCGCGTTCGGGGAGAATATCTCGACCGCCGGCCTCGACGAAAACAGCGTCTGCCTCGGCGACCGCTTCCGCCTCGGCACCGCGCTCGTCGAGGTGACGCAGGCGCGCCAGCCGTGCTGGAAGCTCGACCATCGTTTCGGGGCGAAGGGCGTGATGGCGGATGTGGTGAAGACGCGGCGGTCGGGTTGGTATTATCGCGTGCTTGAACCCGGCACGGTGCGCGCGGGCGATGCGCTCGAGCTTGTCGACCGGCCGTATCCCGAATGGCTGCTCGCCTCGCTCTTCGGCCTGCTGATCGGCGGCGAGGCGAAGGATCGCGTCGCCGATCTCCGCGCGCTCCGCGACGTGCCCGTCCTCGCCGAAACCTGGAAAGTCCGCCGCGCCAAGCTCGCCGAGCAGTTCGGCGCCGATTAGCGCGTTCGCTCGTCCTCGAAAAATTCGGTGTCGGCCTGCCGCGCTTCGGCCGCGACGCGCTCGACATGGCCGGCAAGTCGCCCGGTTTCCGCCGCCGTGAAAAGCAGCCCCAGCTTGCTGCGCCGCCAGAGGACGTCGTCGGTCGTGCGCGCCCATTCGCGCATCGCCATCCAGCGCAGCTCGGCGAGGCTGAGGCCATGCGCGATCTCGCCGCCGAGCGCGTCCCAGTCGCCCGCGCCCGCCAGCCAGCGGCGCGCGTCGGTGCCATAGGCCCGGACGATGCGGTCGACCGTCGCGGCGGAAAGAAAGGGGTAGGCGAGCTTATATTCGGCCCGGAGCGCCGCGGCGCCCTCGACCGGAAAATCGCCGCCCGGCAGCGGCGCCCGCGCGGTCCAGTGCCCGCCGGCCAGCGCGGGGACATGTTCCGCGAGCGCGTCGACCGCTTCCTCGGCGACATGGCGATAGCTCGTGATCTTGCCGCCATAGATGGTGAGCAACGGCGCGCCCTCGTCCATGTCGAGGTCGATCCGGTATCCGCGCGTCGCGGCTTCGGGGCGCCCCGATCCGTCCTCGACCAGGGGCCGCACGCCCGAATAGGTCCACACGACGTCGGCGGGCGTCACCGCCTCGCGGAAATAGAGACTCGCGCCTTCGCAGAGATAGGCGATCTCCTCGTCGCTCGCTTCCGCCTCGTCCGCCGGGCCGTCATGATCCTGGTCGGTCGTACCGATCAGCGTGAAGTCGCGCTCATAGGGAATGGCGAAGAAGATGCGCCCGTCGGGCAGCTGGAAGAAATAGGCATAATCATGGTCGAACAGGCGGCGCACGACGATGTGCGAGCCGCGGACGAGGCGCATCCGGTGGTCGGGTTCGGCATCGGCGCGCCGCAGCAGGTCGAGCACCGCGGGGCCCGCGGCGTTGACGACGCTGCGCCCCGCGAAGCGATAATGATGTCCCTGCTCGCCGACCGCATCGACGATCCAAAGCCCATCCTCGCAGTGCAGCATGTCGGCGCGCGTCCGCGTCCGCACCCGCGCGCGCCGGTCGGCGGCATCGCGCGCGTTGAGCATCACGAGCCGCGCATCGTCGACCCAGCCGTCCGAATATTCGAAGCCCTTCGCATATTGCGGCTGCAGCGGCGCGCCCGCGGCATGGCGGGTGAGATCGACCGACCGCGTCGCGGGCAGCTTCCTGCGGCCGCCGATATGGTCGTAGAGGAAGAGCCCGAGCCGCAGCAGCCAGCGCGGGCGCAGCCCGTCGCGATAGGGCAGGACGAAGCGCATCGGATGGATGATATGCGGCGCGATGCCCCACAATCGCTCGCGCTCCTTCAGCGCCTCGCGCACCAGGCCGAATTCATAATGTTCAAGATAGCGCAGCCCGCCGTGGATCAGCTTGGTCGATTTCGACGACGTGCCTTGCGCAAGGTCGCCCGCCTCCAGCAGCAGCACCCGCGCGCCGCGCCCGGCGGCGTCGCGCGCGACGCCCGCGCCATTGACCCCGCCGCCGACGACGATGACATCATAGGGGGATTGCGGTTCGGTCATGGCGGGGTCTTATCGCCGTTGCGAACGAAAAGGAATCACGCCCGGACAAATCGTCATCCCGGCGAAGGCCGGGATCTCGCCGGTGCGTGATGGCGATAGGGCGAGATCCCGGCCTTCGCCGGGATGACGAGACGGTGCGGCTTACGTATGCGCGTTGCATTCGCTTCGTGTATCCCCCAATTCTGAGCATCTATCCAAGGGGACGAATGTGAGCGTGAAAGTCGAAACATTGGTGCTGTTCGGCGCGACGGGCGACCTGGCGCAGCGCATGCTCTTTCCCTCGCTCTACAATCTCCATCTCGACGGCCTGCTCGCCGGCGCGCTGACGATCATCGGGTCGGGACGTTCGAAGATGGACCGCGCGGCGTTTCAGGCGCAGGTGCGCGAGGCGCTCGCCGAACATCTGCCCGCCGACCGCATCGAGGACGCCGGGGTCGAAAGCTTTCTCGAACGCATCGACTATTGCGCGATCGATGCCGGCGCGGGCACCGGCTATGACGAGCTCGCAGCGCTGCTCGGCGACCGCATGGGCCGCCCGATCGGCGTCTATCTCTCGACCCCGCCGTCGATGTTCGGCCCGATCGCGCAGGGCCTTAAGGCCGCGAACATCGCGTGCGCCGACTGCCGCATCGCGATGGAAAAGCCGATCGGCCACGACCTCGCCTCGTCGCGCGACGTCAACGAGCAGGTCGGCGACGCCTTTGCCGAGGACCGCGTTTTCCGCATCGACCATTATCTCGGCAAGGAAACGGTCCAGAACCTCCTCGCGCTGCGTTTCGCCAACATGCTGTTCGAGCCGCTTTGGAACGCGCAGGCGATCGACCATGTCCAGATCACCGTCGCGGAAACGGTGGGCCTCGAAGGCCGCGTCTCCTATTATGACGGCGTCGGCGCATTGAAGGACATGGTGCAGAACCATATGCTCCAGCTCCTCGCGATCATCGCGATGGAGCCGCCCGCGAGCGTCTCGTCGACCGCGGTGCGCGACGAGAAGGTCAAGCTGCTCCGCTCGCTTCGCAAGATGACCGCCGAGGATGTGAAGGCGCACAGCGTCAAGGGCCAGTATAGCAGCGGCGCGGTCAATGGCGGCGCGGTCGCGGGCTATGCCGACGAGCTCGGCCATCCGTCGAACACCGAAACCTTCGTCGCGCTGAAGGCGTTCATCGACAATTGGCGCTGGAAGGGCGTGCCTTTCTACCTGCGCACCGGCAAGCGCATGCCGCAGCGCAAGTCCGAAGTGCTGATCCAGTTCAAGCCGGTGCCGCACAATATCTTCGCGCGCGTCGGTGCGGGCAAATTGAATGCGAACAGCATGATCATCAACCTCCAGCCCGAGGAGAATATCCGGGTCAAGGTGATGGCGAAGCAGCCCGGGCTCGACCGCGAGGGGGTGAAGCTCAAGGAAGTGACGATGGACGTCTCGCTCTCGCACAGCTTTGCCGGGGAACGCCGCCGTATCGCCTATGAACGCCTGCTGCTCGATTTCATCGAGGGCGACCAGACGCTGTTCGTGCGCCGCGACGAGGTCGAGGCGCAATGGCAGTGGATCGATTCGATCCGCGACGCCTGGGCGGCGGTCGACATGGCGCCGCAGACCTACACCGCGGGAAGCTGGGGCCCGTCGAGCGCGATCGCGCTGATCGAGCGCGACGGAGCGAGCTGGCATGATTGAGACTGCCCCAAACCTTCTCCCCTTGGGGGAGAAGGATACGAAGCCTTGCGCCGCAGGCGCTAGGCGCAGTTGGATGAGGGTCTCCGCCGTTGCTTTCGCCGCTGCCGTTCACACCCTCACCCAGCTTCGACTAGCGAGCAAGCTCGCAAGTCTGCGCATCCCTCTCCCCCAAGGGGAGAGGGTTTTGGAATTGTCATGACCACTCTCCACCCCACCATCGCCGCCGTCACCGACCGCATCATCGCCCGCAGCGCGCCGCGCCGCGCCGCCTATCTCGATCTCATGGAGCGCCAGCGCGACGCCGGCACCAATCGCGGCAACCTGTCGTGCGGCAATCTCGCGCACGGCTTCGCCGCGTCGGGCGAGGACAAGCCCGCCATCCGCACCGGCGCGGCGATGAACATCGGCATCGTCACCGCCTATAATGACATGCTCTCGGCGCATCAGCCCTATGGCCGCTACCCCGAGCAGATCAAACTCTTCGCGCGCGAGGCGGGCGTCACCGCGCAGGTCGCGGGCGGCGTGCCCGCCATGTGCGACGGGGTGACGCAGGGACAGGCGGGCATGGACCTGTCGCTGTTCAGCCGCGACAATATCGCGCAGGGCACAGCGATCGCGCTCAGCCACGCGATGTTCGAGGGCGCGCTGCTGCTCGGCATCTGCGACAAGATCGTCCCCGGCCTGCTGATCGGCGCGCTGCGCTTCGGCCATCTGCCGCAAATCCTCGTGCCGGCCGGCCCGATGCCCTCGGGGCTCGCGAACAAGGAAAAGCAGCGCGTCCGCCAGCTCTATGCCGAAGGAAAGGCGAGCCGCGACGAACTGCTCGAGGCCGAAGCCGCCTCCTATCACGGCGCGGGCACCTGCACCTTCTACGGCACCGCGAACTCGAACCAGATGATGATGGAACTGATGGGGCTCCATGTCCCCGGCAGCGCCTTCACCAATCCCGGCACCAAGCTGCGGCAGGAGCTGACGCGCGCCGCGACACACCGGATTGCCAAGATCGGCTGGGACGGCGATGATTATCGCCCGCTCGCGCGCTGCATCGACGAAAAGGCGATCGTCAACGCTGCGATCGGCCTGCTCGCCACCGGCGGCTCGACCAATCATGCGATCCACCTTCCCGCGATCGCGCGCGCGGCGGGGATCGTCATCGACTGGCAGGATTTCGACGAGCTGAGCCACGCCGTGCCTTTGCTCGCGCGCGTCTATCCGAACGGCGCGGGCGACGTGAACCATTTCCATGCCGCGGGCGGGATCGGCTTCGTTGCGCGCGAGTTGCTCGGCGCCGGGCTGCTTCACGGCGATGTGCTGACCGTCGGCGGGACGATGGCCGATTATGCCGCCGAACCCGTGCTGGTGAACGACGAGCTTCACTGGCAGGCCGCGCCCGCGACGAGCCGCGATGACACGATGCTGCGTCCGGTCGCTACGCCCTTCTCGCCCGACGGGGGGATGCGCCTGCTCGCGGGCAATCTCGGCCGCGCGATCATCAAGACGAGCGCGGTCGCCGAGGATCGCTGGACGATCGAGGCGCCGTGCCGGATTTTCGACGACCAGAATCAGGTGCTGACCGCGTTCAAGGCGGGCGAGCTCGAACGCGACGTCGTCGTCGTCGTCCGCTTTCAGGGCCCGCGCGCCAACGGCATGCCCGAACTGCACAAGCTGACCCCGGCGCTCGGTGTGCTGCAGGACAAGGGATTCCGCGTCGCCTTGCTCACCGACGGCCGCATGTCGGGCGCGAGCGGCAAGGTGCCCGCCGTCATCCACCTCTCGCCCGAAGCCCTGCCCGGCCCCGACGGGGTGAGCGGCCCGCTCGCCTATCTTCAGGACGGCGACATCGTTCGCGTCTGCGCGGTGAAGGGCGAAGTGATCGCGCTCGTCGACGAAGCCGAATGGACGTCGCGCCGGCCCGCCGCCGCCCCGCCGCCGGCGCTCGGCGTCGGCCGCGAACTCTTCGCGCTTTTCCGCCACCACGCCGACGAAGCCGAGAAGGGCGGGTCGGCGATGCTCGCGGCG from uncultured Sphingopyxis sp. carries:
- a CDS encoding FdhF/YdeP family oxidoreductase — protein: MAEQKPRYRTYDSPAGGWGAAAATAKVLMEQSVVTKGSRALLSMNQPGGFKCPSCAFPDATCTKKLEFCENGAKALAHEATKFRVTRDFFAQHSVTELMEQSDYWLEMQGRLTEPMRYDAATDHYVPVSWDDAFALIGSHLRALESPDQAEFYTSGRTANETAFLYSIFVREYGTNNFPDCSNMCHEPTSRGLPPSIGVGKGTVILDDFEHAEAIFLIGHNAGTNAPRMMTPLVEARKRGVPIVAVNPMPERALIKFTEPQDIMQMATFGSTAISSEFVHIKVGGDLALLKGMMKTLFEREAAGEPVLDHAFIAEHTEGFAALKADIEAQHWPDLAAAAGIDEAQIRRCAEIYIRSNATIICYGMGVTQHQQGSQLVQQIANLLLLKGNFGKPGAGISPIRGHSNVQGDRTVGIDEKPAQAYLDRVRDVFGFDPPRAHGHHTVESVEAMLAGTAKVFIGLGGNFVRAVPDTTRAYAAMRKLNLTVGIATKLNRGHLVHGKDALILPVVARSERIETAAGEQFVTIEDSMSNVTASRGVLDPASEHLLPETEIVCRMAMATLPESKIGWASYIDDYGLIRDKIAQVYPALYEGFSERIEAPLGFHLDIPPRRRAWATPNGKANFLVLPGLAVNAPVDDPDMLRLATVRSHDQFNTTIYSYSDRYRGVYNDRMILFMNADDIADRGFAAGAKVALETIGADGIARRVDGLTILDYPMSRGSVAGYYPELNPLLPLAFYDRTSGCPAAKSIPVRVVAMR
- a CDS encoding molybdenum cofactor guanylyltransferase is translated as MKTLGAVLAGGRSHRFGSDKALAMLDGRTLLDHAQDALAPHCDALVIVGRDGGIADWPRPGMGPLGGIAGALEHAATRGFDQLLTAPVDCVRLPGDLRALLARPPAFLASQPVIGLWPVAALSELRAILEADGDLAVRAFARRIGARAVTSDFVPPNVNSAADLDRLADGAS
- the fdhD gene encoding formate dehydrogenase accessory sulfurtransferase FdhD, which encodes MMTNDMIDLPVRRLGLAEPGDAALFRSIAVEAPVSVEVGGIGYAVMMATPADLDDYAVGFALGEGLVETPEQIGRIDAHAIEGGWALRIWLPPERNRIALERARKRVSESSCGLCGIENIEEVLRPLPAVTARIKTGRRAIAAALAALGDHQPLGRATGAVHAAAFCAPDGAIRLVREDVGRHNALDKLVGAMARAGIDPATGFILLSARCSYELVEKTVRAGCPMLVTISAPTSLAAERAAAAGLTLVALARTDAALIVGDPHGMIA
- a CDS encoding LysR family transcriptional regulator, yielding MNAKMDGGGDRARSMEVFAATIAEGSFSAAGRCLGLTPSAVSRTIDRIEARLGVRLLLRSTRALTLTAEGEAYLRAARRILADLGDAEQAIADQGAPRGRLRVSAAQAHGRLTIVPLLGEFVTLYPHILVDISLADRLVDVAAGQADVAIRFGPLADSPLTARKLGESRRVIVASPAYLAAHGTPRVPEELHDHNCLNFNFRRAEPVWPFRDRERDYALSVRGNIEANNGETLGQLAAAGVGIARVGAFSIANQIASGALVPILEEYNPGDIEMIHAVFAGGANTPARVRVFVDFLAERLGRGG
- a CDS encoding aldo/keto reductase: MEYRQLGSSGLRVPALSFGTGTFGGQGPLFSAWGASDAAEARRLIDISLDAGVTLFDTADVYSNGASEEILGAAIKGRRDMVLISTKTGLPMGDGPQDWGASRSRLIGAVEDALRRLGTDHIDLLQLHAFDASTPVDELMDTLATLIAAGKLRYAGVSNYPGWQLMKAQAAADRLGAPRFVAHQVYYSLIGRAYEADLMPLAADQGIGALVWSPLGWGRLTGKIGRGRPIPAGSRLHETEQFAPPVAEELLYRVIDALEVVAAETGKTVPQVAINWLLRRPTVSSVIIGARNEEQLRQNLGAVGWELTADQVAALDAASGVLPPYPHAPYRQQAGFARLNPPLV
- a CDS encoding MFS transporter; protein product: MKINFPLLALATGAFGIGITEFAPMGLLPDMAEGLGVSIPAAGLLVSAYALGVMLGAPLMTLTTARMNRRTLLIGLMAIFTLGNFLSAVAGDYTTLMVARVITSLNHGAFFGVGSVVAASIVPPEKRASAVAAMFMGLTLANVIGVPLAPWIGETFGWRTAFGAIAVWGLVTMAALRFALPDISRAEGGNMLAELGVLKRREVLIALALTAIGSSAMFTVFTYIAPILEGAAGAGTLFVTAMLVIYGLGLTAGNWLGGVFADRSIDRTLIVSLAGLAATLVVFAGAMFQPLAAAITIFAWGVATFAIVPPLQMRVMEAASDAPNLASAVNIGAFNLGNAVGAAVGGGVIGLGLGYPAVSVAGAAMALAGLAIVLATRARPAASPLVAKA
- a CDS encoding MOSC domain-containing protein; its protein translation is MKTEILAVLTGKARPFRGDEPSAIGKLPVADAVAIDAMGLVGDEQADRSVHGGIDKAIHHYPADHYDWWRDRLGQVPLLDAPGAFGENISTAGLDENSVCLGDRFRLGTALVEVTQARQPCWKLDHRFGAKGVMADVVKTRRSGWYYRVLEPGTVRAGDALELVDRPYPEWLLASLFGLLIGGEAKDRVADLRALRDVPVLAETWKVRRAKLAEQFGAD
- the glpD gene encoding glycerol-3-phosphate dehydrogenase; amino-acid sequence: MTEPQSPYDVIVVGGGVNGAGVARDAAGRGARVLLLEAGDLAQGTSSKSTKLIHGGLRYLEHYEFGLVREALKERERLWGIAPHIIHPMRFVLPYRDGLRPRWLLRLGLFLYDHIGGRRKLPATRSVDLTRHAAGAPLQPQYAKGFEYSDGWVDDARLVMLNARDAADRRARVRTRTRADMLHCEDGLWIVDAVGEQGHHYRFAGRSVVNAAGPAVLDLLRRADAEPDHRMRLVRGSHIVVRRLFDHDYAYFFQLPDGRIFFAIPYERDFTLIGTTDQDHDGPADEAEASDEEIAYLCEGASLYFREAVTPADVVWTYSGVRPLVEDGSGRPEAATRGYRIDLDMDEGAPLLTIYGGKITSYRHVAEEAVDALAEHVPALAGGHWTARAPLPGGDFPVEGAAALRAEYKLAYPFLSAATVDRIVRAYGTDARRWLAGAGDWDALGGEIAHGLSLAELRWMAMREWARTTDDVLWRRSKLGLLFTAAETGRLAGHVERVAAEARQADTEFFEDERTR